A window of Ictidomys tridecemlineatus isolate mIctTri1 chromosome 15, mIctTri1.hap1, whole genome shotgun sequence contains these coding sequences:
- the Cotl1 gene encoding coactosin-like protein isoform X1: protein MATKIDKEACRAAYNLVRDDNSAVIWVTFKYEGSTIVPGEQGAEYQHFIQQCTEFCKRVCDQRSEGAGGRFHQGRAEEGGGRQLRRPGRVALPAAPLPEPPACCRGGDGGLTPHRPPAEEKDARPRPPPRLPSPRPPARPVSSWSSWIIPSSILFFLSPLFLLLKKDHFEKGHAGHQT, encoded by the exons ATGGCCACCAAGATCGACAAGGAGGCTTGCCGGGCGGCGTATAATCTGGTGCGCGACGACAACTCGGCAGTCATCTG GGTGACTTTTAAATATGAAGGCTCAACCATCGTCCCCGGGGAGCAGGGAGCCGAGTACCAGCACTTCATCCAACAGTGCACAG AATTTTGCAAAAGAGTTTGTGATCAGCGATCGGAAGGAGCTGGAGGAAGATTTCATCAAGGGCGAGCTGAAGAAGGCGGGGGGCGCCAACTACGACGCCCAGGCCGAGTAGCCCTGCCCGCCGCGCCCCTGCCAGAGCCACCCGCCTGCTGCCGGGGAGGGGACGGCGGCCTCACCCCCCACCGCCCGCCAGCAGAGGAGAAGGATGCGAGgccccgcccgccgccccgcCTGCCGagcccccgcccgcccgcccgccctgTGTCCTCTTGGAGCTCATGGATCATTCCGTCTTCGATTCTCTTTTTCTTGTctcccctctttctccttctaaaGAAAGACCATTTTGAGAAAGGTCACGCAGGTCATCAGACCTGA
- the Cotl1 gene encoding coactosin-like protein isoform X2 codes for MATKIDKEACRAAYNLVRDDNSAVIWVTFKYEGSTIVPGEQGAEYQHFIQQCTDDVRLFAFVRFTTGDTLSKRSKFALITWIGENVSGLQRAKTGTDKTLVKEVVQNFAKEFVISDRKELEEDFIKGELKKAGGANYDAQAE; via the exons ATGGCCACCAAGATCGACAAGGAGGCTTGCCGGGCGGCGTATAATCTGGTGCGCGACGACAACTCGGCAGTCATCTG GGTGACTTTTAAATATGAAGGCTCAACCATCGTCCCCGGGGAGCAGGGAGCCGAGTACCAGCACTTCATCCAACAGTGCACAG ATGACGTCCGGCTGTTCGCCTTTGTGCGCTTCACCACCGGGGACACCCTGAGCAAGAGGTCCAAGTTCGCCCTCATCACGTGGATCGGCGAGAACGTCAGCGGGCTGCAGCGCGCCAAGACGGGCACAGACAAGACGCTGGTGAAGGAGGTGGTCCAG AATTTTGCAAAAGAGTTTGTGATCAGCGATCGGAAGGAGCTGGAGGAAGATTTCATCAAGGGCGAGCTGAAGAAGGCGGGGGGCGCCAACTACGACGCCCAGGCCGAGTAG